The genomic DNA GAGGATTCACGTCAAACGGGGCATAAACCTTGCTGTTCGTGATGTCCGTACCAGCGACCCTTACGTTGTTGTTCGGATGGGCACGCAGGTTTTTCTTTCACCTCAAACAAAAAATTGATATATAAATTATCCACTTATTTTATCGTAAGTttcatattttttctttttcatttttaaaacaaTTGTTTGGTAAGTaatattaaattttcaattaatgtaccaaataattacttttaaaatatgtttttatgtaattatgaaaaaatacaaaatttgGGTTTATTTATCAAAAAAATTGGAAAAAGAAAGTAACCATTTCATTTTCCTAGTATGTTAATCAgggttctaattttatatttgtTGCAGAGGTTGAAGACTAAAGTAATAAATAAGGATGTTAATCCTGTATGGAATGAAGATTTAACTCTTCCCATTACAGATCCTGGGGAGCCAATCAAGCTCGTAAGTCCACCAATGCATAATCATCATGCTTCTTACCTATTATATCTCATCTAAATGTGACATCTGGTGGTTTTGAATGCAGACAGTGTTTGACTATGACACATTTAGCATGGATGACGAAATGGGAGATGCAGAGTTTGACATACAGGCATTCGTACAGGCATTGAGAATGGATTATGCAGACTTCCCAGATGGAACCATATTAGCCAAAGTGCAACCATGTAGGAAAAACTGCTTGGCTGAAGAGAGCGTTGTTGTAGTGAAGGAAGGGAAGGTACTCCAAGACCTTTGCCTCAGATTGAGAAATGTGGAGTGTGGTGAGGTGGAACTTCAACTCGAGTGGATTGAAGTTCCTGGCTGTAAAGGTGTCTCAGCAACACCAACACCAACTGCATAAATTATTGCTCTTTCACTCTCCGCTAGTTATTACAATGATCACGACCTTCATTGGTCTATTTTATAAGTTGTTTTAGCAGTTGTATTACTAGTCAAAATTCTGTCCGAACTGTGGCTTTTATATAGGATTGAACATGTCTTAGCTTATCCTGCCCTGCCATTCATTTTGGATGCCAAATAAAGTATTTACAATCTATTTTTGTTTTTTGCCAGAATCTCTCTCTGGCAAAATGTTCTTCTATACACATATCTTGTATTTTTCTGTGATGATTCTATATAATACTTCCATTCATTTGAAAGCTGTGTGCTGTTCGGGGCTGCAACTCATCAGCATGCTATTAATTCCATCAATGTCTACGAGGATCAAAAGTTggaattcttttatttttgttcCACACAAGTTGGAAATTGAGAAGCCATGACAATGTAGCAGCTTCTACACCTACattaacccattcaaccactAAATGCGTCATACCTTGATTATTTCTCTTAAGCCGTAATTCACTCTTTGTTGCTTGAATTATACCTTGATTATAGTGTCAAGGGTGACCTTAGCCCCGCacaaaatagtaaaattacaatttattcCCTCAATTTTAACctcttaaaaattctaaaataataaattaataaacttatgaaattatgaaattatacttttgactctttaaaaaatttaaaatcaattttgACTTCCCTAAAATAAATTTCTAGCTTCATCTTTACATCTTCTCTTCTTGTCACCTTCCATCGTCACCCTCGGCCTCTTCCCATAGACCCCAAAAGTGGTACTAGTGAACTCCTTTATCCTTCTATTTAGCAATTGAACAAATGaattttgtaaatatatatatatatatatatatatataaaagcaatGAACAAACTATATCTTCTCTTTTGGTTGGATGAGTTGAGCTTATTCAAGGTGATTAACACGTTCCACGTTTAGTTTAATTAGTAGAAGGTCAATTATGGTTTAAGAATAGTACTTGGAAAGCTTATTTAAATTGAGAGATTAAAATTATTAGTGAATTTAGATTAATAATTCTACGTCTATAGAGTATTATTTAGAAAATGAATTTCTTAAACAATTTTTAATACAACAAATAATTTATGCTTAATTTATCTCAACTCACACAATGCTAATTATAGTCTAAATATTATACACAATTATTTATATTCACTGTCTTTAAACACTCTTATGAAGGCAATAATcacacaaataaataaataaaacaacagAGAAAATATCCCAATAAATATCTTCAAAGGTGGTGGATGGCTCCTTTATATAGACAAGGAAGTTAGCATTTAAACTTCATGTTTTATCCTTTTATCAGCTTTGGAATTTGAAATCAAATATTCCAAGTTTAAAAATCAACTTCACTTAAAAACTTTCTATTTATCCTTTGTCCTTACTAAAAtgcatttaaaaaattattttatggatcTTTTCATcacattatttataaattttttaattatttaataatatttcaaaCACTTTTTTCATgacattaatattaattttaatattttttactttaaattttaaattctaaatcaTAAATtctaaacttaaattttaagaTTCATGATTTTTGAGCTCGAGATTTGAAATTCAaggtaaaaattatcaaaatcatatgtcaataacataaaaattttattaaaatattttaaataattaaaaaatcataaataatatgataggaaggatttataaaataatttcttcataCTTTTCCCATCATCCTAAATATATTTAGAGAAACTTCCCTTTAAACATGGATTTCTTTGAATGACTTACCAAAATCCTTTTTTTCATAGTAATACTGCATTTGCTGCTTATTttcgaaataaaataaatagtgtATTGTCATCTTAACACAATGTTCATTGACTGTAGTATAGCATTTCTAAATAAATATTGCTAACATTTAAGATTACAAAGTTATAAATTACAGTGCTGACCAAATAataactattaaatttattaagttaagtTTTACTATTTCTAAGATTTGATGCaaaaaatatattatcatatgtaTAATGTCATGTCAATTTGTTATTTCCACATATTATTCACTAAAAATTCAGTTAATGGATTAGTGTCTATCATTTGCATCAaggataaaatttcaaaattcaaaaatataggaACTTAGAATGACCCAATTAGAGAATATAAACTAAATCTACAGTAAATGAtaagtaattaaatttaaacaaatagaTTTAACTGCTATTGTTTGGgtcaaaacaaaaattcaaaaAGTACAAATACTAAAacattgatcaaattaaaatataaagattaaattcacAATTTTCATAAGGTACAGGGACTAATATCATAGTTTAATCTTTTTAAGCCTAAAGGCTATTTTATAAACCTTGCACAAACATATCCACGTGTACGtacttaattttatatttaatgtaAATGGAACTTTTTTTTTCATGTATAGAAACTACTCAGAAAAGATTAGaaatagtttaattaattaaaacaaggAAGAGTGAAAGGCATTGCAGTGCGTGATGGTTGGAGTGAGTGAATTTGTTCCCTTTGCTTCAACTCTTTCACTCTGAACTTCCAAAACGCATGCTTCACCTTTACTCACTTTTAGGACCAATCCATTTGTCTCTCAATTTTTATTCAAATCCCCACAACCAATCATTCCTGGCCGTACCACCATTTTTTTTCCTAAATTAATGTTGAGTAATTTTGATTAAAAATAATCCATTAAGATTattcaattattattttaaatttttttattttacacaatACTTTCATtaaattcaagaaaaaaaaatttaatggcATATTTTTAATCAGAAATTTAAATGGTATTTTTACTAAGAGTGTTTCCTATCATTCTCGTTTATATTTGGTGCCTAATTTAATTGAGGTGTTTGCACTTCTCGAAGTTTTTTATTGGTTGCAAGCTATTAATATAAGTAACATCATAGTTGGATTTTATTGTCTTTAGGTAATTATTGCGATTACTAAGAGTAAAAAAGATTTATCGGATTTTAGTTTGTTGATTATGGATTGTTGAGCTATTGCTTCTCAACTCCATAATTTGTCCTAAGGCAGCTCATAGTCTTGTTAAGATAGCCTTATCTTGTGTGGATCACATTGAGTGTAATAGTTTTCCCTCGTTCCTTAATTCTATTTTCATTTGATAATGCTTTGAATTCTAGTGTTGTTGTTAGTAGAGGATGATGGGACAGGGTGTACAAAATAAGCATATTGGCTTAGGTTTAGTTTTTGTGCTCTTCTTTTGCTTGTTTACAAAGTttatttctcaaaaaaaaaaaatagaaacatgaaattaatgaATGATAACTTTTAAATTGCTTAATATATAAACTGACCCCTGAATTTAGTAATTTCTCTTAAGTTAGCCCTTAGACTTTTCTTTGGAACACATTAGTTCTAAAGGTTGGCTTCCATTACATAATTTGGTTCTTATGGCTAATACGGTACCATTTTTGAACAATTGGGTGATGTGGCCAAACTAGAATGTGACACGTGAGCAAACAAAGAAACAACATATATTTTCCTCTTTAATTATTCTAAACATGGTAAAAAagcttaaaaattcaaaaaaaagagagagaaaagctaaataattttttagaaaacataagaaaatatatataaattcaaaattcaaaaaatcaataaaacattttgtaaaaatcaataaattttttaaaattattagaattttataaaattacaaaaattaaaaatatattttagaattcaaaaataaaatttgattggTGAAAGCCCGATCATCATGGGCTAAAGCATGGTCAACATTGATCAGTGTTATGTCAACACTCGGTCTTTTTGTATTcttactttttcaattatttgtaactttttcaattatttgcaGCTTTtgaaatttaaactatttttgaatttttatattttatattttttaattttctaaaatttttaaaaattatgttttgaaaatttcaaaatatttatgatttttttaaattttaactatttttatttattttaattctaaattcaattttttggttttttataatttatatatttcttatatttttaaaaattgtttatttttaatttatatatatttcaattttaagctttttattttttaaataattaaagagGATAACATATGTTACCTTGTTTGTTCACGTCTCACCTCTGTGTTTGGTCACGCCATTCAATTATTCAAAAACTAACAATGTTAATCATAGGAACCAATTTGTGCAATGGATGTCAATCTTAAGGACCAATGTGATCCAGAAAAATATTAAGGGTCAATTAAAGAAAAGTTCCCAAATTTAAGGTAGAATCTATTAGGGCGAATTTAGAAGGGCAGGGGCTCAAGCctccctaaaatgaaaattttgaccctttaaaatttataaaattttaaattaataaatgtaaaattacactttacctcttttaaaaataataatttttgatttaatcatttaaaattatattttactatagtaaaattacaatttaattttgacccTTAAACAAATTTTCTGATTACGTCCCTATATCTATATAAAGtggttaataaattaaaatagtcaGCTTTGTTGAGTGGGGAACATCCCCAAATTTCTACTTGGAGGTCATCTCCACCTCTTTGTATTGATCATTGGATAGATTGAAGCACAAAACAATTAAGTTAtatcatgatttttttttaattatattccaaaatttgaaattatatgaGATCTAAAAGTAATTTAACAATAGATTGAAGCATGTTGGATGAGATATGATGTCCAAAATTGAAATCCATCATTACTATCTTGCAGCGAAAActgaaaattataaaaagtagGATGGTAAGAAACAATGAAAAGGCAAGAATTCTAACCATGATATCCTATTCGCAAATTATGATGATTTATTGCTTCTTGTGTATGTTTTTTACTTGCTTAGTTTACTATGTGCAAAGTTTTGACCTACAACTACGCCTCCTCCTCCTGTCAAACAAAGATTAGAAAACCCATTTTCAGTACTTTTTTTCTATTCGAGATCGGTGAATATGGTGAAAATAGTTGAGGGTTATAAAAACTACACATAAAAATATAGTGAATGGGAATAATTGGGATAATTGTAGGGATATGAAGATAGGCTGCTAGTATGGGATATAATAAGGCACAAAACAAGTTGGGTAAAGGTGAAGTGTATGTTGATGGGGATTTTAATCATAATAGTGAAGGGTGAAAAAAGGAGGGGTCTAACATCACCCTAGCAGAAATAGAAATATATTGAGTTTTGAATCATGTATGTAGAAATTTGGGTTCTATTTTTAAAGTAATAAAATGGGTTTATATTTTTTCAGGAAAGTTATTGTTGATCTGATACAATTGCTAAAGATTATAAGTTGTTAAATTTATAAGGAATAAAATATGACCAGAATTGATTACGAAAGTGAACACTTttactgtgaaaaataaaataaaataaaataaataaaataaagaacacacaaattttacgtggaaaccctttcgggaaaaaaactacgagcagaggagaagaaaattcactatgtcgaaaaatttgaatctaatacaagaggaatagactatgtctatttataggcttgcaaagccatattctagtagaatttaaacaccttattctaatcgatataaaatagatggagtttaataaattttaaaaaccttattctaaaataaaataaaagaagtttagttctatatggattttacttttattttattttccatcgtattttatttaaataagaatttgggtcacttaattctaacaatctccaccttcacacaaattctcaatgaacaagttcttcatcgcgaactttcaataaacaaattttccacctcttccataaaaccccttaagggtttaacttcaacaatgaacaccaaccaagtctaagcaatgctcaaacttggttataggaagtgacttagtcatcatatctgcaggattttcatgagtactaattttgctcacaacaatatcaccacgagcaataatatcacgatcaaaatgataccgaatttcaatgtgttttgttctctcatgaaacatttgatcttttgtaagaaagatggcactttgatcgtcacaaaatctcgtggcttgatttgaaggtcttcattgagttcactaaatagtcccttcaaccaaatagcttctttacaagcctcgatgaatcgccatgtactcagcttcattggtagacaaagcgatcgtagtttgcaaagtggctttccaactaattgcacaacctccgattgtaaagacgtaactgtgagagatcttcttcatcgaggtctccaagaaaatcagcatcaacataccctataactccatctttagttcttccaaactgtaagcaaacatcggtagtgcctcgtaagtatcttaaaatccactgaactgctttccaatgttctttaccaggatttGTCATATATCTgttaactgcactgactgcatatgataaatctggacgtgaacaaaccatagcatacatgagagatcccactacactcgagtatggaacatgtgacatgtactcaatctcatcatctgattgaggagacaaggccgatgaaagtcgaaatggtcgctaaaggagtactaacgagcttagcactctgcatattgaactccaaagaactttctcaatgtacccttccgacttaggtacaatttacttgcttttctatctttgagaatctccataccaagtatcttctttgctggtcctaaatctttcatctcaaattcttcacttagttgggctttaacctttcttatctctcctttatcttttgctgctatcaacatgtcatcaacataaagaagtagatacataaAAGaacatcactgtttttcttaaagtaaacacaactgtctaaactacttcttttgaaatcataagaggtcataaaggaatcaaacctcttgtaccactgtcttggtgactgtttcaaaccgtaaagggactttctcagcaagcaaacatagtcctctttttctgagactataaaaccctctgattgttgcatgtaaatatcttcctcaagttctccatgcgaaatgcgttttacatctaactcctcaagctccaaatcatgcatggccacaataccaagcaaagctcgaatcgaactatacttaacaaccggagagaacacatctgtgaagtccactcggaatttgatcagtaaccctttgcaacaagccttgctttatatccggttcttcaactcctagagtcccttctttctttttaaacacccatttacaacgaacaacctttttacctttaggaagtttcacaaggtcccatgttctgctttttgtggagtgattccatctcttcttgcatagcaaacatccacttttctcgagtcttcacattCTTGCCCCTGAATAATcggatggctcttgattcgcatctatatcttcagccacatttaaagcataagcaactagatcaacctcggcatacttctttgtaggtttaatttctcttctagttctgtttttggcgatagagtattgtggtgaagaagcaactctattctcaatttttgttctggcttgaggagttgactctgtattaatctgatgctccacctgcttttgattttctttattggaagagtctttaagagataagttaggtagcataacagtttcataaaaaacaacatctttgctaatcacaacttttctatttttaggacaccataacttatacccttttacatcagttttataaccaagaaaaatgcatttaatagatctcggttccaattttccattatcaacatgagcatacacaggacacccaaaaatctctaaatcagaataattagcaggattacggaccatacctcttgtggagttttttctcaatggcagcggatggagatcgattgatcaaaaacatgcgatggcCGCTTCGCCAAAATGCCttgataagttggcatttgacaacatacatcgaaccttctccatgatcgttcgttcattcgctcgcaatgCCATTTTGTTGTgaagtatgacgaatcgtcaagtgtctcatgatcccttctaacttgcacaatctattaaactcatcgaacaaaactctaagccattgtctgtgcggaggtattttatctgttttcccttctgtttttcaatcataattttccaagacttaaatgatgaaaacacatcgcttttctgcttcaggaaaaacgcccaaacttttctggaaaaatcatcaataaaggttagcatataattagctccacctctcgaaggcactctggatggcccccacagatcagaatgaatatactccaacgttcccttcgtgttatggattcctctagtgaatcgaactctcttttgcttcccaaaaacacagtgctcacagaaattcagtttgcaaattccttgcccattaagaagtcctcttttgcttaattctggcatgccattctcactcatatgccctaggtgcatatgataaagtttagaaatatcatcatctgacaaggaagaggaagcggcaattgcatcaccaagaataaagatagaacctcagaaaacatataacttggtaaTCTTTCTCagtcctttcatcacaacaagggaccctttggaaatctttaaaaccccactttcagctgtgtatctgtacccttttgaatcaagagtactcaacgaaattaaatttcttttcaattctggaacatggcCCACGTCACTAAgcgttctgacaactccatcaaacatcttaactttaattgttccaacacctgcgattttacatgaagcattatttcccatcaaaacaacacgttcagatactgtttcgtaagttgtaaaccaatcccgattgggactcatgtggaaggtgcagcctgaatcaagtatccactcctcgcttactttaaaATCATTGAccgaagcgactagaagttcaccatcgctgtagtcttctaaaacatcagcttcaccggaattttctggttgttttcccttttgattcgtagcctcccttttaatcttattttgtagcttatagcactcagatttaacgtgccctttcttcttgcagaagttgcaagttttacctctgtttgaagacttcgatctacccttagatttaccacgaggattccgttcctgtgtcctaccacgatcatcattagCATTCCGATATTGTCTCCCACgaataatgagaccctctccctgatagtcgggtttaaccacaagatgcttcatcttatcatacgaggttaaagaatcataaacctcatcaactgtgagagactcgcagctatataaaatcgtgtctctaaaggttaaataagacgggggcaacgaacaatgTAGAattaaccctagatcttccttatcatacttaacctccatggcctccaagtttgagataatttctttaaacactgttaagtgtttgtgtacagacgcaccttcctccaaacaatgagcataaagacgctgcttcatatgcaacttgcttgttagagttttcgacatacatatttgttctagcctcttccataatgcagcgacagttttctctttcatgacatcctgcaaaatttcgttggacaaatgcagatgtaattgtgttaatgcctttcgatccttacgctttcttcatctgttaatgtcaaaggcatcttatctatccctagcagggcatcctccagatccatctgtgcaagaactgcttgcatcttaatttgccacaacgcaaatctggtgttgcgatccaacaacggaatttcatacttcaaagacgtcaTTACCGTGATCAAGATGAATAACCTggaagctctaataccaatttgtaaaaaaaaaaataaaataaaataaagaacacacaaattttacgtggaaaccctttcgggaaaaaaaccactggcagag from Gossypium arboreum isolate Shixiya-1 chromosome 9, ASM2569848v2, whole genome shotgun sequence includes the following:
- the LOC108456214 gene encoding protein C2-DOMAIN ABA-RELATED 4 translates to MTSMDELMGLLRIHVKRGINLAVRDVRTSDPYVVVRMGTQRLKTKVINKDVNPVWNEDLTLPITDPGEPIKLTVFDYDTFSMDDEMGDAEFDIQAFVQALRMDYADFPDGTILAKVQPCRKNCLAEESVVVVKEGKVLQDLCLRLRNVECGEVELQLEWIEVPGCKGVSATPTPTA